A DNA window from Gigantopelta aegis isolate Gae_Host chromosome 4, Gae_host_genome, whole genome shotgun sequence contains the following coding sequences:
- the LOC121372397 gene encoding mammalian ependymin-related protein 1-like, translated as MRVLVAIAVVCVSTLAQEPKPCESPKQFQGRIARFDPKDKVAVFVRLSYDADNRRVRELEEIDTTSTKDYYDVLYLHNVGLEYRLNLRTKQCNKTVLTRPFVPMHLPSDAHFRGEASMGEASNPDEHVILAFFEGKFEGNFYAASVTVPNCFPVAFDFLSKQTGLIHTTYYDITGGIHDPSVFIPPSECPP; from the exons ATGAGAGTGCTTGTCGCCATCGCCGTAGTCTGTGTCAGCACCCTCGCCCAGGAGCCGAAACCATGCG AGAGCCCAAAGCAGTTCCAGGGAAGAATAGCTAGG TTCGACCCAAAAGACAAAGTGGCCGTGTTTGTTCGACTGAGTTACGACGCCGATAATCGCCGTGTTCGAGAACTGGAGGAAATAGACACCACCTCAACGAAAGACTACTACGACGTCCTGTACCTTCACAATGTT GGACTTGAATATCGGTTAAACCTTCGAACCAAACAGTGCAACAAGACCGTGCTCACGAGACCGTTCGTTCCCATGCACCTGCCGTCCGACGCGCATTTCCGCGGAGAAGCGAGCATGGGTGAAGCCAGTAACCCGGATGAGCACGTCATATTGGCCTTCTTTGAGGGAAAATTTGAAGGCA aCTTCTATGCGGCAAGTGTGACCGTTCCGAACTGTTTCCCAGTTGCGTTTGACTTTTTAAGTAAACAGACCGGCTTGATTCATACAAC ATATTATGATATCACCGGAGGTATCCATGACCCAAGTGTATTCATCCCACCCAGCGAATGTCCGCCATAA
- the LOC121372398 gene encoding mammalian ependymin-related protein 1-like: protein MDVVLALLVTLTAVLAQEPKPCESPKQFESRLVTVDPSKQFIRFAYVSYDGVDRRVREEVEIEEGGKKQFYDFFYLHNIGVEYKVNLLTKQCNKTALTRPFIPWHVPSDAKFQWEGNIGPVTGEHVTLVQFTGKFEENFYAMTVTSPDCVMIRMDFYSNRTGFVQSDFYDMTLGIHDPSHFIPPPECPP from the exons ATGGACGTCGTGCTCGCCCTGTTGGTGACTCTCACTGCTGTCCTCGCCCAGGAACCCAAACCTTGTG AAAGTCCAAAGCAGTTCGAAAGTAGACTTGTTACG GTAGATCCGTCCAAGCAGTTTATTCGGTTTGCGTACGTCAGTTACGATGGCGTGGACAGACGGGTGAGAGAGGAGGTGGAGATTGAGGAAGGTGGGAAGAAACAATTCTACGACTTCTTCTACCTGCACAATATC GGTGTAGAATACAAAGTGAATCTGCTCACCAAACAGTGCAACAAGACGGCCTTGACCCGTCCATTCATCCCATGGCACGTGCCGTCTGACGCCAAATTCCAGTGGGAAGGCAACATTGGTCCAGTTACAGGAGAACACGTCACTCTTGTTCAGTTCACCGGCAAATTTGAAGAGA ACTTCTACGCCATGACTGTGACTAGTCCCGACTGTGTGATGATCCGTATGGATTTCTACAGCAACAGAACTGGTTTCGTTCAGTCTGA TTTCTACGATATGACTCTTGGTATTCATGACCCGTCTCACTTCATCCCGCCACCTGAGTGCCCACCATAA